One Tripterygium wilfordii isolate XIE 37 chromosome 10, ASM1340144v1, whole genome shotgun sequence DNA segment encodes these proteins:
- the LOC120007430 gene encoding paired amphipathic helix protein Sin3-like 4 isoform X1, producing MKRSRDDVYMGSHSQLKRPIVSSRGEPSGHAHMMGGGGGSGAAAGGLQKLTTNDALQYLKSVKEIFQDNREKYDDFLEVMKDFKAQRVDTTGVIARVKELFKGHRELILGFNTFLPKGYEITHASDNEQPSQKKPVEFEEAINFVNKIKTRFQGDDRVYKSFLDILNMYRKENKSITEVYHEVATLFEDHTDLLLEFTHFLPDTSAAGSVNYISSGRFRDRSSGMPEMRQMHVDKKERTTPSHSDRDLSVDSPDPDNDRGLMKTEKEQWRRCEKEKDRREDRERRDCERDDRDFEHDGNRDFNMQRKRKSGPRPEGSMAEQLHQGDGDENFGVQPASSTYDDKSGLKSMISQELAFCERVKEKLHNPDDYQEFLRCLHLYTREIITRSELQSLVSDLLGRYPDLMDGFNEFLARCEKNEGLLAVVVNKKSLWIEGLPPRSLKVEDRDRDCERDDMVKDKDRENRERDRLDKGLGNKETGGHRMSLISNKDKYVGKAINELDLSNCERCTPSYRLLPKNYSIPSASQRTDIGAEVLNNHWVSVTSGSEDYSFKHMRKNQYEESLFRCEDDRFELDMLLESVNVTTKRAEELLEKINTNAIKAESLIGIEEHFTALNLRCIERLYGDHGLDVMEMLRKNASLALPVILTRLKQKQEEWARCRADFNKVWAEIYAKNYHKSLDHRSFYFKQQDTKSSSTKALLAEIKEISEKKLKEDDVLLAIAAGNRRPIIPNLKFEYPDSDIHEDIYQLIKYSCGEVCTTEQLDKVMKIWTTFLEPILGVPSRPQGAEDTEDAVKSRNHSVKGSGESDGSPGGGSAVINSKPSRNGDESTPQEQSSSSKTWVINGDNGPKVVGSLDADQTRKNDTFSCTPHYDKVQPNPVMGDKTSGVSKEVGCSERLVNSNASLANGAEESNGRTNVETISDILKCNFVLQGLATPSRTCNGIIDGGTELRSNNEIVHSEQGHDSARPTVSANGVVPEGTKNRYNEESVDPFKIEREEGELSPNGDLEEDNFAVYGETGLDSLHEANDNSFSRQYQTRHVEEICGEAGGENDADADDEGEVSAQRSSEDSENASENGDVSGSDSGEGEECSQEEHEDGDHDEHDNKAESEGEAEGMEDAHVVEGDGTPLPLSERFLSTAKPLAKHVPPALHDKENDFRVFYGNDSFYVLIRLHQTLYERIQSAKINSSSGERKWKASNDSSPNDLYGRFMSALYNLLDGSSDNTKFEDDCRAIIGTQSYVLFTLDKLIYKLVKQLQAVAADEMDNKLLQLYAYENSRKRGRFVDAVYHENARVLLHDENIYRIKCSSVPTRLSIQLMDYGHDKPEVTAVSMDPNFAAYLHNDFLSVVREKKEKSGIFLKRNKHKYAGGDEFSSTCQAMEGLQIGNGLECKIACNSSKVSYVLDTEDYLFRRRNMKSLQQNNSCRDQAKASNGGPARVERFHRFLSN from the exons ATGAAGAGGTCGAGAGACGATGTTTACATGGGCTCTCATTCTCAACTCAAACGCCCTATTGTGTCTTCTCGCGGAGAACC GTCTGGTCATGCGCATATGATGGGAGGAGGTGGAGGATCAGGAGCAGCTGCAGGTGGACTACAGAAATTAACAACAAACGATGCTTTGCAATATCTCAAGTCAGTGAAGGAAATATTTCAAGACAACAGAGAAAAATATGATGACTTCCTTGAAGTTATGAAAGATTTTAAGGCACAAAG AGTTGACACTACAGGTGTAATAGCTAGGGTCAAGGAATTGTTTAAAGGTCATCGAGAACTAATTTTGGGGTTTAATACCTTTTTGCCAAAGGGATATGAGATTACTCATGCATCTGATAATGAACAACCTTCTCAAAAGAAGCCGGTTGAATTTGAAGAAGCTATTAATTTTGTGAACAAGATTAAG ACGAGGTTCCAAGGCGATGACCGTGTTTATAAATcatttttagatattttgaaCATGTATAGAAAAGAGAACAAGTCCATCACTGAGGTTTATCACGAG GTTGCAACACTCTTTGAAGACCACACTGATCTGCTATTGGAGTTTACTCATTTCCTACCTGATACTTCAGCAGCAGGCTCTGTAAATTACATTTCATCTGGTAGATTCCGAGATAGGAGCTCTGGCATGCCAGAAATGCGGCAAATGCATGTTGACAAG AAAGAGAGGACGACGCCTTCTCATTCTGATCGTGATCTTAGTGTCGATAGTCCTGATCCAGACAATGACAGAGGTTTGATGAAAACAGAGAAAGAGCAATGGAGACGCTGTGAAAAGGAAAAGGATAGGAGAGAGGACCGAGAGAGAAGAGATTGTGAGAGGGATGACAGAGACTTTGAGCATGATGGCAATAGAGACTTCAATATGCAACGGAAACGGAAATCTGGTCCTAGGCCTGAAGGCTCAATGGCTGAGCAATTGCACCAAGGTGATGGCGATGAAAACTTTGGAGTGCAACCTGCTTCATCCACTTATGATGATAAAAGTGGTCTGAAAA GTATGATTAGCCAAGAGCTTGCTTTCTGTGAGAGAGTGAAGGAGAAGTTACACAATCCTGATGATTACCAAGAATTTTTGAGATGTCTTCATCTCTATACCAGGGAAATAATCACAAGATCAGAATTGCAATCTTTG GTGAGTGATTTACTTGGAAGATATCCAGATCTTATGGATggatttaatgaatttttggccCGCTGTGAGAAGAATG AGGGCTTGCTTGCTGTTGTTGTGAATAAAA AATCCTTGTGGATTGAAGGACTTCCTCCCCGATCTTTGAAGGTAGAGGACAGAGATAGAGATTGTGAAAGGGATGATATGGTTAAAGACAAAGATCGTGAAAATCGGGAGAGAGATAGACTGGACAAAGGTCTTGGAAACAAAGAGACAGGTGGTCACAGGATGTCTTTAATTTCCAACAAGGATAAGTATGTGGGAAAAGCTATTAATGAACTTGACCTGTCAAACTGTGAACGCTGCACTCCCAGTTACCGACTTCTGCCGAAGAAT TATTCAATACCATCTGCAAGCCAAAGAACAGATATTGGTGCTGAAGTATTGAACAATCATTGGGTATCTGTAACTTCAGGAAGTGAGGATTATTCTTTTAAACACATGCGGAAAAACCAGTATGAGGAAAGCCTGTTTCGATGTGAGGATGACAG GTTTGAACTGGACATGTTGTTAGAGTCTGTGAATGTGACAACTAAGCGTGCAGAAGAACTATTAGAGAAGATCAACACCAATGCCATCAAAGCAGAGAGTCTAATTGGTATTGAGGAGCACTTTACAG CTCTAAATTTAAGGTGCATTGAACGTTTGTACGGTGACCATGGTCTTGATGTGATGGAGATGTTAAGAAAGAATGCTTCCCTTGCTTTGCCAGTTATTTTAACTCGCTTGAAGCAGAAACAGGAAGAGTGGGCTAGGTGCCGTGCCGATTTTAATAAAGTTTGGGCTGAAATATATGCGAAGAACTATCACAAATCGCTGGATCATCGTAGCTTCTATTTCAAGCAGCAGGATACCAAGAGCTCGAGTACAAAAG CCTTATTGGCGGAGATCAAAGAAATTAGTGAGAAAAAGCTCAAGGAAGATGATGTGCTTCTTGCTATTGCTGCTGGAAATAGACGACCTATTATTccgaatttgaaatttgaataccCTGATTCGGACATTCATGAAGATATATATCAGCTTATCAAATATTCTTGTGGAGAAGTTTGTACAACTGAACAATTGGATAAAGTAATGAAGATTTGGACAACCTTCTTGGAACCCATTCTCGGTGTTCCTTCTAGGCCTCAGGGTGCAGAGGACACTGAAGATGCTGTCAAAAGTAGGAACCATTCTGTGAAAGGTAGTGGGGAAAGTGATGGAAGCCCTGGTGGTGGTTCAGCAGTCATAAATTCCAAACCTTCCAGAAATGGAGATGAAAGTACTCCACAAGAGCAATCAAGTTCTTCAAAGACTTGGGTAATAAATGGAGATAATGGACCTAAAGTAGTTGGTTCTCTTGATGCAGATCAAACTCGTAAAAATGATACTTTTAGTTGTACTCCTCACTATGATAAAGTGCAGCCTAATCCAGTTATGGGTGACAAAACTTCAGGGGTCAGTAAAGAAGTTGGCTGCAGTGAACGGTTGGTTAATTCAAATGCTTCGCTTGCCAATGGTGCAGAGGAAAGTAATGGGAGAACTAATGTAGAAACCATATCAG ACATTCTGAAATGCAATTTTGTGTTGCAAGGGCTTGCCACCCCTTCCAGAACTTGTAATGGCATCATTGACGGTGGTACTGAGTTGAGGTCAAATAACGAAATTGTGCATTCAGAG CAGGGTCATGATAGTGCCCGACCGACTGTATCCGCAAATGGGGTGGTGCCAGAAGGTACCAAAAATAGATACAATGAAGAATCTGTTGACCCATTTAAAATTGAAAGAGAGGAAGGTGAATTATCTCCAAATGGAGATCTTGAAGAGGACAATTTTGCAGTTTATGGAGAAACTGGTTTGGATTCTTTGCACGAAGCAAATGATAATTCTTTCAGCAGGCAGTATCAAACCAGACATGTAGAAGAAATATGTGGTGAAGCAGGGGGAGAAAATGACGCTGATGCTGATGATGAGGGTGAGGTTAGTGCTCAAAGATCATCAGAGGACAGTGAAAATGCATCTGAGAACGGCGATGTTTCTGGAAGTGATTCTGGTGAAGGTGAGGAATGCTCTCAGGAAGAGCATGAAGATGgagaccatgatgagcatgatAATAAGGCTGAGAGTGAAGGTGAGGCTGAAGGGATGGAAGATGCTCATGTTGTTGAAGGTGATGGAACACCATTGCCACTTTCAGAACGTTTTCTTTCGACTGCGAAGCCTTTAGCTAAGCATGTCCCTCCAGCATTACATGATAAAGAAAATGACTTTCGGGTTTTTTACGGAAATGATTCTTTTTATGTGCTTATAAGGCTACATCAA ACATTATATGAAAGAATACAATCTGCTAAGATAAATTCATCTTCTGGCGAAAGAAAATGGAAAGCTTCAAACGATTCAAGCCCTAATGATCTCTATGGCAG GTTTATGAGTGCACTTTACAATTTACTCGATGGTTCTTCTGATAATACAAAATTTGAGGATGATTGTCGAGCTATTATTGGAACTCAGTCATATGTCCTATTCACATTGGACAAACTGATTTATAAACTTGTCAAACAG CTCCAAGCAGTTGCAGCTGATGAGATGGACAACAAGCTTCTTCAATTATATGCCTATGAAAATTCTAGAAAACGTGGAAGATTTGTTGATGCAGTTTATCATGAAAATGCCCGTGTTCTTCTTCATGATGAGAACATATATCGTATCAAATGT tCTTCTGTGCCAACCCGTCTGTCTATTCAGCTTATGGATTATGGGCATGATAAACCAGAGGTGACTGCAGTTTCCATGGATCCTAATTTTGCAGCTTATCTGCATAATGACTTTCTCTCAGTTGTTCgtgagaaaaaagagaaatcaGGGATTTTTTTAAAGAG GAATAAACACAAATACGCAGGTGGTGATGAATTTTCTTCCACATGCCAAGCCATGGAAGGACTTCAAATTGGTAATGGATTGGAGTGTAAGATAGCATGCAATTCATCCAAG GTCTCGTACGTTTTAGATACTGAAGATTATTTGTTTAGAAGAAGGAATATGAAAAGTTTGCAGCAGAACAATTCTTGCCGTGATCAGGCAAAGGCTTCAAATGGTGGGCCAGCTAGAGTAGAGCGGTTTCACAGATTTCTATCAAATTGA
- the LOC120007430 gene encoding paired amphipathic helix protein Sin3-like 4 isoform X2, with protein sequence MKRSRDDVYMGSHSQLKRPIVSSRGEPSGHAHMMGGGGGSGAAAGGLQKLTTNDALQYLKSVKEIFQDNREKYDDFLEVMKDFKAQRVDTTGVIARVKELFKGHRELILGFNTFLPKGYEITHASDNEQPSQKKPVEFEEAINFVNKIKTRFQGDDRVYKSFLDILNMYRKENKSITEVYHEVATLFEDHTDLLLEFTHFLPDTSAAGSVNYISSGRFRDRSSGMPEMRQMHVDKKERTTPSHSDRDLSVDSPDPDNDRGLMKTEKEQWRRCEKEKDRREDRERRDCERDDRDFEHDGNRDFNMQRKRKSGPRPEGSMAEQLHQGDGDENFGVQPASSTYDDKSGLKSMISQELAFCERVKEKLHNPDDYQEFLRCLHLYTREIITRSELQSLVSDLLGRYPDLMDGFNEFLARCEKNEGLLAVVVNKKSLWIEGLPPRSLKVEDRDRDCERDDMVKDKDRENRERDRLDKGLGNKETGGHRMSLISNKDKYVGKAINELDLSNCERCTPSYRLLPKNYSIPSASQRTDIGAEVLNNHWVSVTSGSEDYSFKHMRKNQYEESLFRCEDDRFELDMLLESVNVTTKRAEELLEKINTNAIKAESLIGIEEHFTALNLRCIERLYGDHGLDVMEMLRKNASLALPVILTRLKQKQEEWARCRADFNKVWAEIYAKNYHKSLDHRSFYFKQQDTKSSSTKALLAEIKEISEKKLKEDDVLLAIAAGNRRPIIPNLKFEYPDSDIHEDIYQLIKYSCGEVCTTEQLDKVMKIWTTFLEPILGVPSRPQGAEDTEDAVKSRNHSVKGSGESDGSPGGGSAVINSKPSRNGDESTPQEQSSSSKTWVINGDNGPKVVGSLDADQTRKNDTFSCTPHYDKVQPNPVMGDKTSGVSKEVGCSERLVNSNASLANGAEESNGRTNVETISDILKCNFVLQGLATPSRTCNGIIDGGTELRSNNEIVHSEGHDSARPTVSANGVVPEGTKNRYNEESVDPFKIEREEGELSPNGDLEEDNFAVYGETGLDSLHEANDNSFSRQYQTRHVEEICGEAGGENDADADDEGEVSAQRSSEDSENASENGDVSGSDSGEGEECSQEEHEDGDHDEHDNKAESEGEAEGMEDAHVVEGDGTPLPLSERFLSTAKPLAKHVPPALHDKENDFRVFYGNDSFYVLIRLHQTLYERIQSAKINSSSGERKWKASNDSSPNDLYGRFMSALYNLLDGSSDNTKFEDDCRAIIGTQSYVLFTLDKLIYKLVKQLQAVAADEMDNKLLQLYAYENSRKRGRFVDAVYHENARVLLHDENIYRIKCSSVPTRLSIQLMDYGHDKPEVTAVSMDPNFAAYLHNDFLSVVREKKEKSGIFLKRNKHKYAGGDEFSSTCQAMEGLQIGNGLECKIACNSSKVSYVLDTEDYLFRRRNMKSLQQNNSCRDQAKASNGGPARVERFHRFLSN encoded by the exons ATGAAGAGGTCGAGAGACGATGTTTACATGGGCTCTCATTCTCAACTCAAACGCCCTATTGTGTCTTCTCGCGGAGAACC GTCTGGTCATGCGCATATGATGGGAGGAGGTGGAGGATCAGGAGCAGCTGCAGGTGGACTACAGAAATTAACAACAAACGATGCTTTGCAATATCTCAAGTCAGTGAAGGAAATATTTCAAGACAACAGAGAAAAATATGATGACTTCCTTGAAGTTATGAAAGATTTTAAGGCACAAAG AGTTGACACTACAGGTGTAATAGCTAGGGTCAAGGAATTGTTTAAAGGTCATCGAGAACTAATTTTGGGGTTTAATACCTTTTTGCCAAAGGGATATGAGATTACTCATGCATCTGATAATGAACAACCTTCTCAAAAGAAGCCGGTTGAATTTGAAGAAGCTATTAATTTTGTGAACAAGATTAAG ACGAGGTTCCAAGGCGATGACCGTGTTTATAAATcatttttagatattttgaaCATGTATAGAAAAGAGAACAAGTCCATCACTGAGGTTTATCACGAG GTTGCAACACTCTTTGAAGACCACACTGATCTGCTATTGGAGTTTACTCATTTCCTACCTGATACTTCAGCAGCAGGCTCTGTAAATTACATTTCATCTGGTAGATTCCGAGATAGGAGCTCTGGCATGCCAGAAATGCGGCAAATGCATGTTGACAAG AAAGAGAGGACGACGCCTTCTCATTCTGATCGTGATCTTAGTGTCGATAGTCCTGATCCAGACAATGACAGAGGTTTGATGAAAACAGAGAAAGAGCAATGGAGACGCTGTGAAAAGGAAAAGGATAGGAGAGAGGACCGAGAGAGAAGAGATTGTGAGAGGGATGACAGAGACTTTGAGCATGATGGCAATAGAGACTTCAATATGCAACGGAAACGGAAATCTGGTCCTAGGCCTGAAGGCTCAATGGCTGAGCAATTGCACCAAGGTGATGGCGATGAAAACTTTGGAGTGCAACCTGCTTCATCCACTTATGATGATAAAAGTGGTCTGAAAA GTATGATTAGCCAAGAGCTTGCTTTCTGTGAGAGAGTGAAGGAGAAGTTACACAATCCTGATGATTACCAAGAATTTTTGAGATGTCTTCATCTCTATACCAGGGAAATAATCACAAGATCAGAATTGCAATCTTTG GTGAGTGATTTACTTGGAAGATATCCAGATCTTATGGATggatttaatgaatttttggccCGCTGTGAGAAGAATG AGGGCTTGCTTGCTGTTGTTGTGAATAAAA AATCCTTGTGGATTGAAGGACTTCCTCCCCGATCTTTGAAGGTAGAGGACAGAGATAGAGATTGTGAAAGGGATGATATGGTTAAAGACAAAGATCGTGAAAATCGGGAGAGAGATAGACTGGACAAAGGTCTTGGAAACAAAGAGACAGGTGGTCACAGGATGTCTTTAATTTCCAACAAGGATAAGTATGTGGGAAAAGCTATTAATGAACTTGACCTGTCAAACTGTGAACGCTGCACTCCCAGTTACCGACTTCTGCCGAAGAAT TATTCAATACCATCTGCAAGCCAAAGAACAGATATTGGTGCTGAAGTATTGAACAATCATTGGGTATCTGTAACTTCAGGAAGTGAGGATTATTCTTTTAAACACATGCGGAAAAACCAGTATGAGGAAAGCCTGTTTCGATGTGAGGATGACAG GTTTGAACTGGACATGTTGTTAGAGTCTGTGAATGTGACAACTAAGCGTGCAGAAGAACTATTAGAGAAGATCAACACCAATGCCATCAAAGCAGAGAGTCTAATTGGTATTGAGGAGCACTTTACAG CTCTAAATTTAAGGTGCATTGAACGTTTGTACGGTGACCATGGTCTTGATGTGATGGAGATGTTAAGAAAGAATGCTTCCCTTGCTTTGCCAGTTATTTTAACTCGCTTGAAGCAGAAACAGGAAGAGTGGGCTAGGTGCCGTGCCGATTTTAATAAAGTTTGGGCTGAAATATATGCGAAGAACTATCACAAATCGCTGGATCATCGTAGCTTCTATTTCAAGCAGCAGGATACCAAGAGCTCGAGTACAAAAG CCTTATTGGCGGAGATCAAAGAAATTAGTGAGAAAAAGCTCAAGGAAGATGATGTGCTTCTTGCTATTGCTGCTGGAAATAGACGACCTATTATTccgaatttgaaatttgaataccCTGATTCGGACATTCATGAAGATATATATCAGCTTATCAAATATTCTTGTGGAGAAGTTTGTACAACTGAACAATTGGATAAAGTAATGAAGATTTGGACAACCTTCTTGGAACCCATTCTCGGTGTTCCTTCTAGGCCTCAGGGTGCAGAGGACACTGAAGATGCTGTCAAAAGTAGGAACCATTCTGTGAAAGGTAGTGGGGAAAGTGATGGAAGCCCTGGTGGTGGTTCAGCAGTCATAAATTCCAAACCTTCCAGAAATGGAGATGAAAGTACTCCACAAGAGCAATCAAGTTCTTCAAAGACTTGGGTAATAAATGGAGATAATGGACCTAAAGTAGTTGGTTCTCTTGATGCAGATCAAACTCGTAAAAATGATACTTTTAGTTGTACTCCTCACTATGATAAAGTGCAGCCTAATCCAGTTATGGGTGACAAAACTTCAGGGGTCAGTAAAGAAGTTGGCTGCAGTGAACGGTTGGTTAATTCAAATGCTTCGCTTGCCAATGGTGCAGAGGAAAGTAATGGGAGAACTAATGTAGAAACCATATCAG ACATTCTGAAATGCAATTTTGTGTTGCAAGGGCTTGCCACCCCTTCCAGAACTTGTAATGGCATCATTGACGGTGGTACTGAGTTGAGGTCAAATAACGAAATTGTGCATTCAGAG GGTCATGATAGTGCCCGACCGACTGTATCCGCAAATGGGGTGGTGCCAGAAGGTACCAAAAATAGATACAATGAAGAATCTGTTGACCCATTTAAAATTGAAAGAGAGGAAGGTGAATTATCTCCAAATGGAGATCTTGAAGAGGACAATTTTGCAGTTTATGGAGAAACTGGTTTGGATTCTTTGCACGAAGCAAATGATAATTCTTTCAGCAGGCAGTATCAAACCAGACATGTAGAAGAAATATGTGGTGAAGCAGGGGGAGAAAATGACGCTGATGCTGATGATGAGGGTGAGGTTAGTGCTCAAAGATCATCAGAGGACAGTGAAAATGCATCTGAGAACGGCGATGTTTCTGGAAGTGATTCTGGTGAAGGTGAGGAATGCTCTCAGGAAGAGCATGAAGATGgagaccatgatgagcatgatAATAAGGCTGAGAGTGAAGGTGAGGCTGAAGGGATGGAAGATGCTCATGTTGTTGAAGGTGATGGAACACCATTGCCACTTTCAGAACGTTTTCTTTCGACTGCGAAGCCTTTAGCTAAGCATGTCCCTCCAGCATTACATGATAAAGAAAATGACTTTCGGGTTTTTTACGGAAATGATTCTTTTTATGTGCTTATAAGGCTACATCAA ACATTATATGAAAGAATACAATCTGCTAAGATAAATTCATCTTCTGGCGAAAGAAAATGGAAAGCTTCAAACGATTCAAGCCCTAATGATCTCTATGGCAG GTTTATGAGTGCACTTTACAATTTACTCGATGGTTCTTCTGATAATACAAAATTTGAGGATGATTGTCGAGCTATTATTGGAACTCAGTCATATGTCCTATTCACATTGGACAAACTGATTTATAAACTTGTCAAACAG CTCCAAGCAGTTGCAGCTGATGAGATGGACAACAAGCTTCTTCAATTATATGCCTATGAAAATTCTAGAAAACGTGGAAGATTTGTTGATGCAGTTTATCATGAAAATGCCCGTGTTCTTCTTCATGATGAGAACATATATCGTATCAAATGT tCTTCTGTGCCAACCCGTCTGTCTATTCAGCTTATGGATTATGGGCATGATAAACCAGAGGTGACTGCAGTTTCCATGGATCCTAATTTTGCAGCTTATCTGCATAATGACTTTCTCTCAGTTGTTCgtgagaaaaaagagaaatcaGGGATTTTTTTAAAGAG GAATAAACACAAATACGCAGGTGGTGATGAATTTTCTTCCACATGCCAAGCCATGGAAGGACTTCAAATTGGTAATGGATTGGAGTGTAAGATAGCATGCAATTCATCCAAG GTCTCGTACGTTTTAGATACTGAAGATTATTTGTTTAGAAGAAGGAATATGAAAAGTTTGCAGCAGAACAATTCTTGCCGTGATCAGGCAAAGGCTTCAAATGGTGGGCCAGCTAGAGTAGAGCGGTTTCACAGATTTCTATCAAATTGA